The Nitrospirota bacterium genome includes the window GAATGACCCAAGAGTAACAAAGGGTGGAAGGATTCTTAGAGCAACCGCTATGGATGAATTGCCTCAATTATTGAACATATTAAAAGGAGAGATGAGCTTTGTAGGCCCGAGGGCAGAAAGACCTAAACTGGTGGAGGAGTTTGCTCAGAGGATAAACAATTACCATCATAGACTTTTGATTAAGCCAGGCCTTACAGGGATGGCCCAGGTCTATGGAAAATATGATACTCCGCCTAATCAAAAACTCCGCTACGACATCCTTTATATCAAGAACCAATCCTTCTGGCTGGATATCAAGTTGATACTACTTTCTTTCTGGATCACCTTCAAGGGGAAGTGGGAAAGCAGGGAGAGGAAGGTGTGAGATTAAGAGACTA containing:
- a CDS encoding sugar transferase; translation: MLKRTFDLTLSLFGIILSSPLWLLSSLAVKLEDRGPIFYSQERVGKNGRVFKALKFRSMVHDAEKHTGAVWASENDPRVTKGGRILRATAMDELPQLLNILKGEMSFVGPRAERPKLVEEFAQRINNYHHRLLIKPGLTGMAQVYGKYDTPPNQKLRYDILYIKNQSFWLDIKLILLSFWITFKGKWESRERKV